Proteins encoded within one genomic window of Armatimonadota bacterium:
- a CDS encoding TOMM precursor leader peptide-binding protein produces the protein MVAFEGKAVERLLPILLPLLDGTRTVDQIERYLGETASPAARQALCLLQEHDLLADGPAPEPGIPSTVRETVYFLTSQAGSAPLAAHLETLQERSVTVVGSSRLAVEVARLLRLAGLWEVGETSWDADGVAAAPPDLTIVAPSGAELPRLARWNCRALEEQRTWLQVLPFDGAFATVGPLYVPGETCCYQCFRLRRAATVAYREEFLALDDAPAPYPSPPPLEGLVAGLAALLALRWVTRRDPSLPGRFCAVEVGFDVRISHHTVYRVARCDVCSPGEQAASPLPWYEDVLG, from the coding sequence GTGGTCGCGTTCGAAGGGAAGGCGGTGGAGCGCCTCCTGCCGATCCTCCTGCCGCTGCTCGACGGCACGCGGACGGTGGACCAGATCGAGCGGTACCTCGGTGAGACCGCCAGCCCGGCGGCGCGGCAGGCGCTCTGCCTGCTACAGGAGCACGACCTGCTGGCCGACGGTCCCGCCCCGGAACCCGGGATCCCCTCCACAGTACGGGAGACGGTGTACTTCCTGACCTCCCAGGCCGGGAGCGCACCCCTCGCCGCCCACCTGGAGACGCTGCAGGAGCGTTCCGTGACCGTCGTCGGATCGTCGCGCCTGGCCGTTGAGGTAGCCCGCCTCCTTCGCCTGGCCGGTCTGTGGGAGGTGGGAGAGACTTCCTGGGATGCTGACGGTGTGGCCGCCGCGCCCCCGGACCTGACCATCGTGGCACCCTCCGGTGCAGAGCTGCCCCGGCTTGCCCGCTGGAACTGCCGCGCGCTGGAGGAGCAGAGGACTTGGCTGCAGGTGCTGCCCTTCGACGGGGCGTTCGCCACCGTCGGGCCGCTGTACGTGCCGGGCGAGACGTGCTGCTATCAGTGTTTCCGGTTGCGCCGCGCTGCCACCGTGGCGTACCGCGAGGAGTTCCTCGCCCTGGACGATGCACCCGCGCCTTATCCCTCTCCTCCTCCCCTGGAGGGGCTGGTGGCCGGCCTGGCGGCCCTTCTCGCCCTGCGCTGGGTAACCCGTCGGGACCCCTCCCTGCCCGGGCGGTTCTGCGCCGTCGAGGTCGGCTTCGACGTGCGCATCAGCCACCACACCGTCTACCGCGTTGCCCGATGCGATGTCTGCTCTCCGGGAGAGCAAGCCGCCTCCCCCTTGCCCTGGTACGAAGATGTCCTTGGGTGA
- a CDS encoding YcaO-like family protein, which produces MPTAGTVSQEVALRSGEFVSPLAGIIKHVHEFLAAPDDARMFFFGCELSEATGILGHQVPPRTGGAHYLRERALAAALGEALERYCGTQAPPSRLVFASAAELGPRAVSPPDFALFHPRQYAQAGFPYQPFTPETRVQWFPGVCLSDGAPVFLPAQLVFLAPGRREGEPAIGYATSSGMACGPTRDEAVLRALLEVVERDAFMLTWYGRLTLPLVDLESDPVLCAEVRRHFAPARLHHQVVDLSVFLRVPTALAVIRGRPPDAIGLAVGAASAPTMREACGKALREAFQTRHWIRQMRQLRRRAFAADFSDILRFEDHVLLYSYEEHARRADFLIASAVRRSLQEVPALEGTTVAARISAVVARLAQHGVRAYAADLTSPEVRQAGLYVARVLCPGLCSLDVGYQRRFLGGSRLYEAAWCLGLRERPLGFEELNPYPHPFP; this is translated from the coding sequence ATGCCGACCGCCGGCACGGTCAGCCAGGAGGTGGCGCTTCGCTCTGGCGAGTTCGTCTCTCCGCTTGCTGGCATCATCAAGCACGTCCATGAGTTTCTCGCCGCCCCCGACGACGCCCGGATGTTCTTTTTCGGGTGCGAGCTGTCGGAAGCCACAGGCATTCTCGGCCACCAGGTCCCCCCGCGGACGGGGGGCGCCCACTATCTGCGCGAGCGGGCGCTGGCGGCGGCGCTGGGCGAGGCTCTGGAGCGTTACTGCGGGACGCAGGCGCCGCCGTCACGTCTGGTCTTTGCCTCGGCTGCGGAGCTCGGTCCGCGGGCGGTGAGCCCCCCGGACTTCGCGCTGTTTCATCCGCGGCAGTACGCGCAGGCGGGCTTTCCCTACCAGCCCTTCACGCCGGAGACGCGGGTGCAGTGGTTTCCGGGCGTCTGCCTGAGTGACGGTGCCCCCGTCTTCCTTCCGGCGCAGCTGGTCTTCCTCGCCCCCGGCCGGCGGGAGGGGGAACCGGCCATCGGCTATGCCACGAGCAGCGGGATGGCCTGCGGGCCAACCCGTGATGAGGCCGTCCTCAGAGCCCTCCTGGAGGTCGTCGAGCGGGACGCCTTCATGCTCACCTGGTACGGGAGACTGACCCTTCCCCTGGTGGATCTGGAGTCCGACCCGGTCCTGTGCGCGGAGGTGCGCCGCCACTTTGCTCCCGCCCGGCTCCACCATCAGGTGGTCGACCTCAGCGTCTTCCTCCGGGTCCCCACGGCGCTGGCTGTGATCCGTGGCCGGCCGCCGGATGCCATCGGCCTGGCCGTGGGCGCGGCCAGCGCGCCAACCATGCGGGAGGCCTGCGGCAAGGCCCTGCGGGAGGCATTCCAGACGCGGCACTGGATCCGGCAGATGCGCCAGTTGCGCAGACGGGCATTTGCCGCAGACTTCTCGGACATCCTGCGGTTTGAGGACCACGTCCTCCTGTATTCCTATGAGGAGCACGCCCGCCGCGCCGACTTCCTCATTGCCTCGGCGGTGCGCAGGTCGCTGCAAGAAGTCCCTGCGCTGGAGGGGACAACGGTGGCGGCCCGGATCTCCGCCGTCGTCGCCCGACTGGCCCAGCATGGCGTGCGCGCCTACGCCGCAGACCTCACGTCGCCAGAGGTGCGTCAGGCAGGACTGTATGTGGCCCGGGTGCTCTGCCCGGGGCTGTGCTCTCTGGACGTGGGGTACCAGCGGCGTTTCCTCGGCGGGTCCCGGCTCTATGAGGCGGCCTGGTGCCTGGGCCTGCGGGAGAGGCCGCTTGGGTTCGAGGAGCTGAACCCGTACCCGCATCCATTTCCGTAG
- a CDS encoding trypsin-like peptidase domain-containing protein — translation MLVHSGSAVDDARPDPEPLPPPEELAALDAYSQAVIRAVHRVSPAVVSVSMARPAPPSLRRRGLPELRGAGSGVIIAPDGYILTNSHVVEGAERVEVRLQDERRLTARLVGHDPHSDLAVLQVPQAGLPAAVLGDSARLRVGQLVVAVGNPLGFQATVSAGVVSALGRTLRARTGRLIENVIQTDAALNPGNSGGPLVDSRGEVIGINTAIIAGAQGICFAIPINTAKWVVAQLLREGRVRRAYLGVGAQLVELDRRVVVQFQLPRPTAAQVTEVQPETAADAAGLRPGDIILRAGEMWVTSPDDLQRALGRHTLGQRLFLEILRGGRRLVLEALPTELPDL, via the coding sequence ATGCTTGTTCACAGCGGTTCTGCGGTCGACGATGCGCGGCCCGATCCCGAGCCGCTTCCGCCTCCCGAAGAGCTGGCGGCGCTGGACGCTTACTCCCAGGCCGTGATCCGGGCGGTGCACCGGGTCTCCCCGGCGGTAGTCAGCGTGAGCATGGCCCGCCCGGCGCCTCCGTCGCTGCGGCGCCGCGGCCTCCCCGAGCTGCGCGGTGCTGGCAGCGGAGTGATCATCGCCCCCGACGGCTACATCCTGACCAACAGCCACGTCGTGGAGGGGGCGGAGCGGGTGGAGGTCCGGCTGCAGGACGAGCGACGGCTTACGGCGCGATTGGTGGGCCACGACCCGCACAGCGACCTGGCAGTGCTGCAGGTGCCGCAGGCCGGGCTGCCGGCGGCGGTCCTGGGGGACTCGGCGCGGCTGCGGGTGGGACAGCTGGTGGTGGCGGTGGGCAATCCTCTGGGGTTCCAGGCCACGGTCTCCGCAGGGGTGGTGAGCGCGCTGGGGCGGACGCTGCGCGCGCGAACAGGCCGCCTGATCGAGAACGTGATCCAGACCGATGCCGCCCTCAACCCTGGAAATTCCGGCGGCCCGCTGGTGGACTCCCGCGGAGAGGTGATCGGCATCAACACTGCCATCATCGCCGGGGCCCAGGGAATCTGCTTCGCCATCCCCATCAACACGGCCAAGTGGGTGGTGGCGCAGCTGCTTCGGGAAGGGCGCGTCCGCCGCGCCTACCTGGGGGTGGGGGCGCAGCTGGTGGAGCTGGACCGGCGGGTGGTGGTGCAGTTTCAGCTACCGCGGCCGACGGCGGCGCAGGTGACGGAGGTGCAGCCGGAGACGGCGGCCGATGCGGCCGGGCTGCGTCCCGGAGACATCATCCTGCGCGCCGGCGAGATGTGGGTGACCTCTCCTGACGACCTGCAACGCGCCCTGGGACGGCACACGCTGGGCCAGCGGCTCTTCCTGGAGATCCTGCGCGGCGGCCGGCGCCTGGTGCTTGAAGCCCTGCCCACGGAGCTGCCAGACCTGTAG
- a CDS encoding 2-dehydropantoate 2-reductase, translating into MRVAVMGTGGLGGYFGGLLARAGHAVTFIARGAHLEAMRRRGGLTVRAVDGEWFAPGQAVAAPEGDPADLVLFTVKSYHTEEAAALIGPVVGAQTAVLSLQNGVDNEEVLARTYGAGRVLGGVVYILAAVQAPGVVQQTAGPRTVVFGEWQGGMSDRVRRLEGVLAEAGWRVTASEDVVREKWVKFAFICALAGMTALTRLPIGEIRASPPTWAMFRQIVEEVVAVGRARGVPLGPEVVEAHLELAQRLEPEATSSLHHDLTGGRRLELEALHGTVVRFGREAGVPTPACSAVYAALLPHDRRARASTHA; encoded by the coding sequence GTGCGCGTGGCCGTCATGGGCACCGGCGGCCTGGGCGGCTACTTCGGTGGGCTGCTGGCGCGGGCCGGCCACGCGGTGACCTTCATCGCCCGGGGGGCGCACCTGGAGGCGATGCGCCGCCGGGGCGGTCTGACCGTGCGGGCGGTGGACGGGGAGTGGTTCGCGCCCGGCCAGGCCGTGGCGGCGCCTGAAGGTGATCCCGCTGACCTGGTCCTGTTCACGGTGAAGTCCTACCACACGGAGGAGGCTGCGGCCCTCATCGGTCCGGTGGTGGGCGCGCAGACGGCGGTCCTCTCGCTGCAGAACGGGGTGGACAACGAAGAGGTCCTGGCCCGCACCTACGGTGCCGGACGGGTGCTCGGCGGGGTGGTCTACATCCTGGCCGCCGTCCAGGCTCCGGGGGTGGTGCAGCAGACAGCCGGGCCGCGCACGGTGGTCTTCGGCGAATGGCAGGGCGGGATGAGCGACCGGGTGCGGCGGCTGGAGGGAGTGCTGGCGGAGGCCGGCTGGCGGGTTACGGCTTCAGAGGACGTGGTCCGGGAGAAGTGGGTGAAGTTCGCCTTCATCTGCGCCCTGGCGGGGATGACCGCGCTCACCCGGCTGCCCATCGGCGAGATCCGCGCCAGCCCTCCGACCTGGGCCATGTTCCGCCAGATCGTCGAGGAGGTGGTCGCCGTCGGCCGGGCCCGGGGTGTGCCCCTGGGTCCGGAGGTGGTGGAGGCGCACCTGGAGCTGGCGCAGCGCCTGGAGCCAGAGGCCACCTCCTCCCTGCACCACGACCTGACCGGAGGCCGACGACTGGAGCTGGAGGCGCTGCACGGCACGGTGGTGCGCTTCGGGCGGGAAGCCGGGGTGCCCACCCCGGCCTGTTCCGCCGTCTATGCGGCGCTGCTGCCCCACGACCGGCGTGCCCGAGCCTCCACTCACGCCTGA
- a CDS encoding DMT family transporter — MLAALFALLSAALFAGNSVAVRVALPGTTATTMTVVSILTNLTSLWALAALRGEAGAALQPASLIFIGAGIMAPALARVALYTAIDMVGVARAVVTSNTTPLFTAVGAALLLGERVSVGLAAGTVAVVLGVALASGTASPRVPRASRRGFLLALATAILAAVSILLRKVGLEAIPYPALAAALTLSGAVLGLVPLVVWRWRREPFRAARTAVPPMLAGALLTSGGFLAYFFALHLGNASRVTPLSNTTPLFAVLLLRFAFSDVEQVTRRTLLGAALTVAGILLVVGM, encoded by the coding sequence GTGCTGGCCGCGCTCTTCGCCCTCCTCTCCGCAGCCCTCTTTGCCGGAAACTCCGTCGCTGTACGGGTGGCGCTGCCCGGGACGACGGCCACCACGATGACCGTCGTCTCCATCCTGACGAACCTCACCTCGCTGTGGGCATTGGCCGCGCTGCGGGGCGAGGCGGGGGCGGCGCTGCAGCCCGCGTCCCTGATCTTCATCGGCGCCGGGATCATGGCCCCGGCCCTGGCGCGCGTCGCCCTCTACACGGCCATCGACATGGTAGGGGTGGCCCGCGCGGTGGTGACCAGCAACACCACTCCCCTCTTCACCGCGGTGGGCGCCGCGCTGTTGCTGGGGGAGCGGGTGAGCGTGGGGCTGGCCGCAGGCACCGTCGCCGTGGTCCTGGGGGTGGCGCTGGCCTCGGGGACCGCCTCTCCCCGGGTGCCGCGGGCCTCCCGGCGGGGGTTCCTGCTGGCTCTTGCCACCGCCATCCTGGCTGCGGTGTCCATCCTCCTGCGCAAAGTGGGCCTGGAGGCGATCCCCTACCCGGCGCTGGCCGCCGCCTTGACCCTGAGCGGCGCGGTCCTCGGGCTGGTCCCGCTGGTTGTCTGGCGCTGGCGGCGGGAGCCGTTCCGCGCGGCGCGCACCGCGGTGCCGCCGATGCTGGCGGGCGCGCTGCTCACCAGCGGCGGGTTCCTGGCCTACTTCTTCGCCCTGCACCTGGGGAATGCCAGCCGGGTGACGCCGCTCTCGAACACCACGCCGCTGTTTGCGGTGCTGCTCCTGCGCTTCGCCTTCAGCGACGTGGAGCAGGTGACGCGGCGGACGTTGCTGGGGGCGGCGCTGACCGTGGCCGGCATCCTCCTGGTCGTAGGCATGTAG
- a CDS encoding AAA family ATPase, with the protein MAEQTSDARQRLRLPADALRWRCDPAQFTFETTAELQPGEIIVGQERAVRALDFGLSVPQPAYNIFVTGPVGTGRTTYTHKTVRDLAATRPTPPDWVYVYNYQMPDQPMAISLPPGWGQRFRRDMDELVEELKDGIRKVLASEHFAARRSEALRSYEGRINELWQILEAKARRLGFGLERTPVGVVPVAIGPSGEPLSPEVLERLPPEQREELQGRARALQEDIGEALRQVRNLEREARETLRTLEGDAVASVAHRAVEPLKERYADHPRVVQHLEALLRDVVEHRDDFKEEEEPPRLPFPVPVPLGRRDAFARYRVNLLVDNSQTRGAPVVIEANPTYYNLVGKVEYRGEFGAFVTDFTMIKPGALHRANGGFLILQLNDVLMAPLSWEALKRALKSREIRIENIGEQLGLIPTATLRPEPIPLQVKVVIIGSSLLYHLLYILDDDFRKLFKIKADFDVDMPQSAQTLQQYALAICAICRRDGLLPFHRDAVARVLEYSARLAEDQEKLSARFNEMSELIYEGAAWAQREHSPVVRAEHVQKALEEKIFRSNRLEERIREAIQRGQLLVDIDGQKVGQVNGLAVHTLGDYTFGRPNRITARAFVGSRGVVNIEREAQLSGRIHTKGVYILSGYLAGKYAQDRPLSLSATLTFEQSYDEVEGDSASSTELYTLLSELSGAPIDQGIAVTGSVNQRGEIQPIGGVNEKIEGFYYVCKAVGLTGRQGVIIPRQNVRNLMLRDEVVEAVREGRFHIWAVGTVEEGLEILTGLTAGEADAEGRYPEGTINGRVARRLEALAERLRRFMPLRAREDGGAAAEAAEAPSAPPPASEEE; encoded by the coding sequence ATGGCTGAGCAAACCAGCGATGCGCGCCAGCGACTGCGGTTGCCCGCCGACGCTCTGCGCTGGCGCTGCGACCCCGCGCAGTTTACCTTCGAGACCACCGCGGAGTTGCAGCCGGGGGAGATCATCGTGGGACAGGAGCGCGCTGTGCGCGCCCTGGACTTCGGCCTGAGCGTCCCCCAGCCAGCGTACAACATCTTCGTCACCGGCCCCGTGGGCACGGGGCGGACCACGTACACACACAAGACGGTGCGCGACCTGGCCGCGACGCGGCCGACCCCGCCGGACTGGGTCTACGTCTACAACTACCAGATGCCGGACCAGCCCATGGCCATCAGCCTGCCTCCGGGCTGGGGACAGCGCTTCCGCCGAGACATGGACGAGCTGGTGGAGGAGCTCAAGGACGGCATCCGCAAGGTGCTGGCCAGCGAGCACTTCGCAGCCCGGCGCAGCGAGGCGCTGCGTAGCTACGAGGGGCGCATCAACGAGCTCTGGCAGATACTGGAGGCGAAGGCGCGGCGGCTGGGCTTCGGCCTGGAGCGCACGCCGGTGGGCGTCGTCCCTGTGGCCATCGGACCCTCCGGGGAGCCGCTCTCCCCCGAGGTACTGGAGCGGTTGCCCCCGGAGCAGCGGGAGGAGCTGCAGGGGCGGGCGCGGGCGCTGCAGGAGGACATCGGAGAGGCTCTGCGCCAGGTGCGCAACCTGGAGCGGGAGGCGCGGGAGACCCTGCGCACGCTGGAGGGGGACGCGGTGGCCTCGGTGGCACACCGTGCCGTGGAGCCGCTGAAGGAGCGCTATGCCGACCACCCCCGGGTTGTGCAGCACCTGGAGGCCCTGTTGCGCGACGTGGTGGAGCACCGCGACGACTTCAAGGAAGAGGAGGAGCCACCGCGCCTTCCCTTCCCCGTGCCGGTACCGCTGGGGCGGCGCGACGCCTTCGCTCGCTACCGGGTGAACCTTCTGGTGGACAACAGCCAGACCAGAGGAGCGCCCGTGGTCATCGAGGCCAACCCCACCTACTACAACCTGGTGGGCAAGGTGGAATACCGTGGGGAGTTCGGGGCCTTCGTCACCGACTTCACCATGATCAAGCCGGGGGCCCTGCACCGGGCCAACGGCGGGTTCCTCATCCTGCAGCTCAACGACGTGTTGATGGCGCCCCTCTCCTGGGAGGCGCTGAAGCGGGCGCTGAAGAGCCGGGAGATCCGCATCGAGAACATCGGCGAGCAGCTGGGGCTGATCCCCACGGCCACGTTGCGCCCCGAGCCGATTCCCCTGCAAGTCAAGGTGGTGATCATTGGCTCCTCCCTGCTCTACCACCTCCTGTACATTCTAGACGACGACTTCCGCAAGCTCTTCAAGATCAAGGCCGACTTTGATGTGGACATGCCGCAGTCGGCCCAGACCCTGCAGCAGTACGCCCTGGCCATATGCGCCATCTGCCGCCGGGACGGCCTGCTGCCCTTCCACCGCGACGCCGTGGCCCGCGTCCTGGAATACAGTGCCCGCCTGGCCGAGGATCAGGAGAAGCTGAGTGCGCGCTTCAACGAGATGTCGGAGCTTATTTACGAGGGCGCAGCCTGGGCGCAGCGGGAACACAGCCCGGTGGTGCGGGCGGAGCACGTGCAGAAGGCCCTGGAGGAGAAAATCTTCCGCAGCAACCGCCTGGAGGAGCGCATCCGCGAGGCGATCCAGCGCGGACAGCTCCTGGTGGACATCGACGGCCAGAAGGTGGGGCAGGTCAACGGGCTGGCGGTGCACACCCTGGGCGACTACACTTTTGGCCGGCCCAACCGCATCACCGCCCGCGCCTTCGTCGGCTCACGCGGCGTGGTGAACATCGAACGGGAGGCACAGCTCTCCGGCCGCATCCACACCAAGGGGGTGTACATCCTCAGCGGGTACCTGGCGGGAAAGTACGCCCAGGACCGTCCCCTCAGCCTGAGCGCCACGCTGACCTTCGAGCAGAGTTACGACGAGGTGGAGGGAGATTCCGCTTCCTCCACCGAGCTGTACACCCTGCTCAGCGAGCTCTCCGGGGCGCCTATCGACCAGGGCATCGCCGTCACCGGTTCGGTGAACCAGCGGGGGGAGATCCAGCCCATCGGCGGGGTGAATGAGAAGATCGAGGGCTTTTACTACGTCTGCAAGGCCGTGGGCCTCACCGGGCGGCAGGGGGTGATTATCCCGCGACAGAACGTGCGCAACCTCATGCTGCGTGATGAGGTGGTGGAGGCGGTGCGGGAGGGGCGCTTCCACATCTGGGCCGTGGGCACGGTGGAAGAGGGGCTGGAGATCCTCACCGGGCTGACCGCCGGCGAGGCGGACGCGGAGGGGCGCTATCCGGAGGGGACGATCAACGGCCGGGTGGCCCGGCGGCTGGAGGCGCTGGCGGAGCGGCTGCGCCGCTTCATGCCCCTGCGGGCGCGGGAGGATGGCGGTGCCGCTGCGGAGGCCGCCGAGGCCCCCTCGGCTCCTCCGCCCGCTTCCGAGGAGGAGTAG